From a single Rhodococcus qingshengii JCM 15477 genomic region:
- a CDS encoding lipocalin family protein produces MKWSGRSAIAIAGVCAAVTMFSGTAQASPIWEPLQPVANLDVARYVGEWNQVAAIPQPFNLACAKDTRASYGIVDSTNVSVKNTCTTWTGQANEIVGNARVTDPATGAQLHVSFPGVPSQESLDGPPNYIVTYIADDYSWALVGDPLRLSGFVLSRSAVIDAAGWSEIRRVAESRGYNACTILTSPTTEGTSDIRPLCTV; encoded by the coding sequence ATGAAGTGGTCGGGGCGAAGTGCGATTGCGATTGCGGGAGTGTGCGCCGCAGTGACGATGTTTTCGGGAACCGCGCAGGCGAGCCCAATCTGGGAACCCTTGCAGCCGGTGGCGAACCTGGACGTCGCGCGCTACGTAGGGGAATGGAACCAGGTGGCGGCGATTCCTCAGCCCTTCAACCTCGCGTGCGCGAAGGACACCCGGGCGAGTTACGGGATTGTCGATTCCACGAACGTGAGCGTGAAGAACACGTGTACGACGTGGACCGGTCAAGCCAACGAGATCGTCGGGAATGCCCGGGTTACCGATCCAGCAACGGGTGCCCAGTTGCATGTGAGCTTCCCCGGGGTGCCCTCACAGGAAAGCTTGGACGGCCCACCCAACTACATCGTCACCTACATTGCCGACGACTATTCGTGGGCACTGGTGGGCGATCCGCTCAGGCTTTCCGGGTTCGTGCTCTCACGGTCGGCGGTCATCGACGCGGCAGGCTGGAGTGAGATCCGCCGGGTCGCCGAATCCCGTGGATACAACGCATGCACGATCCTGACGTCACCGACCACCGAGGGCACGTCGGACATCCGTCCGCTCTGCACGGTGTGA